One stretch of Armatimonadota bacterium DNA includes these proteins:
- a CDS encoding GNAT family N-acetyltransferase, with the protein MLRVSKYPAHLETDLVLRDGTTVHVRPARPEDRPRVLEFLRSLSEESRLYRFFAALGDAALAEEAQRMCEVDYEDRMALVATAGPEERVVAHGMYALRAPGRAEVAVVVADPYQGRGLGTLLLGQLAEIAAAKGIEVFEAEVLPENHRMIRVLRDLGFPAEVRAGAGELLVTFPTRFTPEAVERFERRERIAAANALKAILQPRSVAVIGASRDRQSIPGQLFWNLLRYGFSGAVYPVNPRARVVQGVQSHPSVEAIPETVDLAVIAVPAEHVAEVARQCARKGVRALVVISAGFAEAGPEGARRQEELLRICRASGMRLVGPNCMGVVNTHPEVRLLATFAPHPPPRGHVGFMSQSGGLALAIFEYAARVGLGLSSFVSVGNKADISGNDLLQYWEEDPDTRVILLYLESFGNPRKFARIARRVARRKPIVATKSGRSPAGARAVASHTGALVAGSDAVVDALFSQAGVIRTDTLEEMFDVAMLLAHQPPPRGRNVAILTNVGGPGILCADACEGQGLRVPPLPEATQKRLRDLLPPHAAVTNPVDMTAAARPEHYREALRLLGEESEIHALVAIFIPPATIPAAEVARAIREGAAGVWGRKPVLAVFMTPDGVPREPRDGEIPLSVYEFPERAAIALARSARYGEWLGRPIPEPPELPGIRREEAVGEVARALAEGGGWLDPERTRRVLSCYGLPILDQRVATTPEEAGELAEAFGGEVALKAVAPALVHKSEVGGVRLGLRGREAVRAAAEEMRARLQNSGISLRGFLVQPMAPPGVEMIVGVVHDPTFGPVVACGAGGVLTELLRDVAVRLVPITEQDAREMLAQLRTSPLLHGYRGMPPRDTRALVDILVRVGALADDLPEVAELDLNPVLVHESGATIVDARLRVAPYERIPRITRRR; encoded by the coding sequence ATGCTGCGCGTTAGCAAGTACCCCGCGCACCTGGAGACGGATCTCGTCCTGCGGGACGGGACCACGGTGCACGTGCGTCCGGCCCGACCGGAGGACCGGCCCCGGGTCCTGGAGTTCCTCCGTTCCCTCTCCGAGGAGTCGCGCCTGTACCGGTTCTTCGCGGCCTTGGGGGATGCGGCCCTGGCAGAAGAGGCCCAGCGCATGTGCGAGGTGGACTACGAGGACCGCATGGCCCTGGTGGCCACCGCGGGACCGGAGGAGCGGGTGGTGGCGCACGGGATGTACGCCCTGCGGGCGCCGGGCCGGGCGGAGGTGGCGGTGGTGGTGGCGGATCCGTATCAGGGGAGGGGCCTCGGGACCCTGCTTTTGGGGCAGCTCGCGGAGATCGCCGCGGCAAAGGGAATCGAGGTGTTCGAGGCGGAAGTTCTCCCGGAAAACCACCGCATGATCCGGGTGCTGCGGGATCTCGGGTTCCCCGCGGAGGTGCGGGCGGGGGCGGGAGAGCTCCTGGTGACCTTCCCCACCCGGTTCACCCCGGAGGCGGTGGAGCGGTTCGAGCGACGGGAGCGCATCGCGGCGGCCAATGCCCTGAAGGCCATCCTCCAACCGCGGAGCGTGGCGGTGATCGGGGCCTCCCGGGACCGACAGAGCATCCCTGGACAGCTGTTCTGGAACCTCCTGCGGTACGGGTTTTCGGGTGCCGTGTATCCGGTGAACCCCCGGGCGCGGGTGGTCCAGGGGGTGCAGAGTCATCCGTCCGTGGAGGCGATCCCGGAGACCGTGGACCTGGCGGTGATCGCGGTGCCCGCGGAGCACGTGGCGGAGGTGGCCCGGCAGTGCGCCCGGAAAGGGGTGCGGGCCTTGGTGGTGATCTCCGCGGGATTCGCGGAGGCGGGCCCGGAAGGGGCCCGGCGCCAGGAGGAGTTGCTGCGCATCTGCCGGGCAAGCGGCATGCGCCTGGTGGGGCCGAACTGCATGGGGGTGGTGAACACCCATCCAGAGGTCCGGCTGCTGGCCACCTTCGCGCCTCATCCCCCGCCGCGGGGACACGTGGGGTTCATGTCCCAGAGCGGGGGGCTCGCGCTGGCGATCTTCGAGTACGCGGCGCGGGTGGGGCTGGGCCTCAGCAGCTTCGTGTCCGTGGGGAACAAGGCGGACATCTCCGGCAACGATCTCCTCCAGTACTGGGAGGAGGATCCGGACACCCGTGTCATCCTTCTCTACCTGGAGTCCTTCGGGAATCCCCGGAAGTTCGCCCGTATCGCGCGCCGGGTTGCCCGGCGAAAGCCCATCGTGGCCACGAAGAGCGGCCGCTCCCCCGCGGGGGCCCGGGCCGTGGCCTCCCACACGGGTGCCCTGGTGGCAGGATCGGACGCGGTGGTGGACGCCCTGTTCAGTCAAGCGGGGGTGATCCGCACGGACACCCTTGAGGAGATGTTTGACGTGGCCATGTTGCTGGCCCACCAGCCACCCCCGCGGGGCCGGAATGTGGCCATCCTCACCAACGTGGGCGGCCCCGGCATCCTCTGCGCGGACGCGTGCGAAGGGCAGGGCCTGCGGGTTCCACCCCTTCCGGAGGCCACCCAGAAGCGGCTGAGGGACCTGTTGCCGCCGCACGCGGCGGTCACCAACCCCGTGGACATGACGGCCGCGGCCCGACCGGAGCACTACCGGGAAGCCCTGCGGCTCCTCGGGGAGGAGTCCGAAATCCACGCCCTCGTCGCCATCTTTATCCCGCCCGCCACCATCCCCGCCGCGGAGGTGGCCCGGGCCATCCGGGAAGGGGCGGCGGGGGTGTGGGGCCGGAAGCCGGTCCTCGCGGTGTTCATGACGCCGGACGGCGTTCCCCGGGAGCCGCGGGATGGAGAGATCCCGCTCTCTGTGTACGAGTTCCCGGAGCGGGCCGCCATCGCCCTGGCCCGGTCGGCCCGGTACGGGGAGTGGCTGGGCCGGCCCATCCCGGAGCCTCCGGAGCTACCCGGGATCCGGCGGGAGGAGGCCGTGGGCGAGGTGGCCCGGGCCCTCGCGGAGGGTGGAGGATGGCTGGACCCGGAGCGGACGCGCCGGGTGCTCTCCTGCTACGGGCTCCCGATCCTGGACCAGCGGGTGGCCACTACCCCGGAAGAGGCTGGGGAGCTGGCAGAAGCCTTCGGCGGGGAGGTGGCCCTCAAGGCCGTAGCCCCCGCCCTGGTGCACAAGAGCGAGGTAGGAGGGGTGCGGCTCGGGCTTCGGGGGCGGGAGGCGGTGCGGGCCGCCGCGGAGGAGATGCGGGCCCGGTTGCAGAACTCCGGGATCTCCCTCCGCGGCTTTCTCGTGCAGCCCATGGCCCCTCCGGGCGTGGAGATGATCGTGGGGGTGGTCCACGACCCCACCTTCGGTCCCGTGGTGGCGTGTGGGGCGGGTGGGGTCCTCACGGAGCTGCTGCGAGACGTGGCGGTTCGGCTCGTGCCCATCACGGAGCAGGATGCCCGGGAGATGCTGGCACAACTGCGCACCTCCCCCCTCCTCCACGGCTACCGCGGCATGCCCCCGCGGGACACGCGGGCCCTCGTGGACATCCTGGTGCGGGTGGGAGCCCTGGCGGACGACCTTCCGGAGGTCGCGGAGCTGGACCTCAACCCGGTCCTCGTGCACGAATCCGGAGCCACCATCGTGGATGCCCGGCTGCGGGTGGCTCCCTATGAGCGCATCCCCCGGATCACCCGCCGGCGGTAA
- a CDS encoding universal stress protein, whose protein sequence is MERVAIRRILAATDFSPASEGALRWASLLSQRFGADLVLLHALALDPALLLGPTGVTVDLYTRLVEHARQEAERLLRQLEERLPGARSMIREGPAREVILQATAETGADLVVMGTHGRSGIPRLLFGSVAQHVVVHSPVPVLTVRSTVTDTPQVRTVLVPVDFSPASDVALPWAELLARAFGGRIVLLHVVELTYEELSAFSEWAGGEPLLEAVLRAAEERAREELRTRAERLQGAEVLLHTAFGTATARHRIPEVAREVGADLVVMGTHGRTGVERILFGSVAEHVVRASPVPVLTVRHRAEAGSR, encoded by the coding sequence ATGGAACGCGTGGCCATCCGCAGGATTCTCGCCGCCACGGACTTCTCCCCAGCCTCTGAAGGTGCCCTGCGGTGGGCCTCCCTCCTGAGCCAGCGCTTCGGGGCGGACCTCGTCCTCCTCCACGCCCTCGCCCTGGACCCCGCCCTGCTCCTGGGACCCACCGGGGTCACGGTGGACCTCTACACGCGCCTCGTGGAGCACGCACGGCAGGAGGCGGAGCGGCTCCTGCGCCAGCTGGAAGAACGCCTCCCCGGCGCCCGGAGCATGATCCGGGAAGGTCCGGCCCGGGAGGTCATCCTCCAGGCCACCGCGGAGACCGGGGCGGACCTGGTGGTGATGGGGACCCACGGTCGCAGCGGCATCCCGCGTCTGCTCTTCGGAAGCGTGGCCCAGCACGTGGTGGTCCATAGCCCCGTCCCCGTGCTCACCGTGCGCTCAACGGTGACGGATACCCCCCAGGTGCGAACGGTGCTCGTGCCCGTGGACTTCTCCCCGGCTTCCGATGTTGCGCTTCCCTGGGCGGAACTGCTGGCCCGCGCCTTCGGTGGCCGGATCGTCCTGCTTCACGTGGTGGAGCTCACGTACGAGGAGCTGTCCGCGTTCTCGGAGTGGGCGGGCGGAGAGCCCCTCCTGGAGGCGGTGCTCCGGGCCGCGGAGGAACGGGCCCGGGAGGAGTTGCGGACGCGGGCCGAGCGCCTGCAGGGTGCGGAGGTGTTGCTCCACACCGCCTTCGGCACCGCCACCGCCCGCCACCGCATCCCGGAGGTGGCCCGGGAGGTGGGCGCGGATCTCGTGGTGATGGGCACCCACGGCCGCACGGGCGTGGAGCGGATCCTGTTCGGAAGTGTGGCGGAGCACGTGGTGCGCGCAAGCCCCGTGCCCGTCCTCACCGTGCGACACCGGGCTGAGGCGGGCTCGCGCTGA
- a CDS encoding CBS domain-containing protein gives MEGAVRRLRARDVMTTPVYTVGPETPVPEVARLLVERHISGAPVVDETGRLVGIVTEADLLPKEAGPAGLPLTALLGPEAPPEVREHLRRYRGRVVREVMTREVVTATEDTPVQQLAALMLRKRVNRIPIVRGERVVGIVTRNDVLRAFFRRDEDLERAAQETLRDLELDPGRLTIRAREGVLEIRGEVDSPEHARLVELVLRALDGVVDVDVSGIRIVSAPPRDAAR, from the coding sequence ATGGAGGGGGCGGTGCGCAGGCTGCGGGCACGGGACGTGATGACGACGCCCGTCTACACCGTGGGGCCGGAGACCCCGGTGCCTGAAGTGGCGCGGCTGCTGGTGGAGCGGCACATCAGCGGGGCGCCCGTGGTGGACGAGACGGGCCGGCTCGTGGGGATCGTGACGGAGGCGGACCTGCTGCCCAAGGAGGCGGGGCCCGCGGGTCTTCCCCTCACCGCCCTGCTCGGCCCGGAAGCACCCCCAGAGGTTCGGGAGCACCTGCGCCGGTACCGGGGACGGGTGGTGCGGGAGGTGATGACCCGGGAGGTGGTGACGGCCACGGAGGACACCCCGGTGCAGCAGCTCGCGGCCCTCATGCTCCGCAAGCGGGTGAACCGGATCCCCATCGTGCGGGGGGAGCGCGTGGTGGGCATCGTCACCCGGAACGACGTGCTCCGGGCCTTCTTCCGGCGGGACGAGGATCTGGAGCGTGCGGCTCAGGAGACCCTGCGCGACCTCGAGCTGGATCCGGGGCGCCTCACGATCCGGGCCCGGGAAGGGGTGCTGGAGATCCGTGGAGAGGTGGATTCTCCGGAGCACGCCCGGCTCGTGGAGCTGGTGCTACGGGCCCTGGACGGGGTGGTGGATGTGGATGTCTCGGGAATCCGCATCGTCTCCGCCCCTCCGAGAGATGCTGCGCGTTAG
- a CDS encoding CBS domain-containing protein, translated as MRTWLVAKDVMTSPVITLRPETTLREAAELFLRHHISGAPVVDREGRLVGIVTEADLLRREAQPMPEARRGFLSFLWRDVRLRAGRTVRVEEVMTREVITATEDTPVRELARRMLLRKVNRIPIVREGKVVGIVTRADVLKAFARPDPELVEAVRRVLAEELGVDLSRVAVEAEGGTVRIRGEVERASDVELVHRYVAMVDGVTSVDTTELRYRVEDLRLHPLPGDHPPP; from the coding sequence ATGCGGACCTGGCTCGTGGCCAAGGACGTGATGACCTCTCCCGTGATCACGCTCCGCCCGGAGACCACGCTCCGGGAGGCCGCGGAGCTGTTCCTGCGCCACCACATCAGCGGGGCGCCCGTGGTGGATCGGGAAGGAAGACTCGTGGGGATCGTGACGGAGGCAGATCTGCTCCGTCGGGAGGCCCAGCCCATGCCGGAAGCCAGGCGGGGCTTTCTCTCCTTCCTGTGGCGGGACGTGCGGCTGCGGGCGGGCCGGACGGTGCGGGTGGAGGAGGTGATGACGCGGGAGGTGATCACGGCCACGGAGGACACCCCGGTGCGGGAGCTGGCCCGGCGCATGCTCCTCCGCAAGGTCAACCGGATCCCCATCGTGCGGGAAGGGAAGGTGGTGGGGATCGTGACCCGGGCGGACGTGCTGAAGGCCTTCGCGCGGCCGGATCCGGAGCTCGTGGAGGCAGTCCGGCGGGTCCTCGCGGAGGAGCTCGGAGTGGACCTTAGCCGGGTGGCGGTGGAGGCAGAGGGGGGAACGGTGCGCATCCGGGGGGAGGTGGAGCGCGCCAGCGACGTGGAGCTCGTGCACCGGTATGTGGCCATGGTAGACGGGGTAACGTCCGTGGACACCACGGAGCTCCGATACCGGGTGGAGGACCTACGGCTGCACCCGCTCCCCGGAGACCATCCCCCTCCCTGA
- a CDS encoding GAF domain-containing sensor histidine kinase: METARQVAIFRSIAETLNRSYTLREALDAALRRILELLDVEAGWIFLHGPNPGEFYLAADVNLPAPLAVAGKRRMTGDCRCLTQLREGTLREPVSVIECLRLEQALPHAPERHRHASVPLVAQDETVGILNLLLPPGRTFSEQELDMLEAIGHELAVTIQRAKLFDQVREQERVRRELLQRLLVAQEEERRRIARDLHDHAGQIMTALIIQLSQLAAQAEATENPLAPALHRLHEVAQEGLDDLRRLVHELRPAVLDDLGLGPAVRWYVDTYVIPAGLAAHVEIHGLNNRLPPDVETVAFRIVQEALTNVLRHARAREVRVRLDRRGEMLLVMVRDDGVGFDPEEVDRRSFGLAGMRERAELVGGAVQILSVPGVGTTVLARLPVGGA, from the coding sequence GTGGAGACGGCCCGTCAGGTGGCCATTTTTCGCAGCATCGCGGAGACCCTGAACCGTTCCTATACGCTCCGGGAAGCCCTGGACGCGGCCTTGCGCCGCATCCTGGAGCTCCTGGACGTGGAGGCGGGCTGGATCTTCCTCCACGGTCCCAACCCCGGGGAGTTCTACCTGGCCGCGGACGTCAACCTTCCCGCCCCCCTCGCGGTGGCCGGCAAGCGCCGAATGACCGGAGACTGCCGGTGCCTCACGCAACTGCGGGAGGGCACGCTACGGGAGCCCGTGAGCGTCATCGAGTGCCTCCGCCTGGAGCAGGCCCTGCCTCATGCCCCTGAACGCCATCGTCATGCCTCCGTCCCCCTCGTGGCCCAGGACGAGACCGTGGGGATCCTCAACCTCCTGCTCCCACCCGGGCGCACCTTCAGCGAACAGGAGCTCGACATGCTGGAGGCCATCGGGCATGAGCTGGCGGTCACCATCCAGCGGGCGAAGCTGTTCGACCAGGTGCGGGAACAGGAACGGGTGCGGCGGGAACTGCTGCAGCGGTTGCTCGTGGCTCAGGAGGAGGAGCGCCGCCGCATCGCCCGGGACCTGCACGACCACGCGGGTCAGATCATGACCGCCCTCATCATCCAGCTCAGCCAGCTGGCGGCCCAGGCGGAGGCCACCGAAAACCCCCTCGCGCCGGCCCTCCACCGCCTGCACGAGGTGGCCCAGGAGGGATTGGACGACCTGCGCCGGCTCGTGCACGAGCTGCGGCCCGCGGTGCTGGACGACCTGGGCCTGGGGCCCGCGGTCCGGTGGTACGTGGACACGTACGTGATCCCCGCCGGTCTTGCGGCCCACGTGGAGATCCATGGGCTGAACAACCGGCTTCCCCCGGACGTGGAGACCGTGGCCTTCCGCATCGTGCAGGAGGCCCTCACCAACGTCCTCCGCCACGCCCGGGCCCGGGAGGTGCGGGTGCGGCTGGACCGGCGAGGAGAGATGCTCCTGGTGATGGTGCGGGACGACGGGGTGGGCTTCGATCCCGAGGAGGTAGACCGTCGCAGCTTCGGGCTCGCGGGGATGCGGGAGCGGGCGGAACTGGTGGGGGGGGCGGTGCAGATCCTCTCCGTACCGGGGGTCGGGACCACGGTGCTCGCCCGCCTGCCCGTGGGCGGAGCATAG
- a CDS encoding CBS domain-containing protein, which produces MLARDIMTKDVITLDPSLTVEEAADVLIRYRIHGAPVVDQEERLVGMVSLVDLVAKAGSRVRDIMTPDPVTASEDTPLAELAQLMLDEMVRRVPIVRGSRVVGIVSASDFLRAYLELVGEGRAE; this is translated from the coding sequence ATGCTGGCCCGGGACATCATGACCAAGGACGTGATCACCCTGGATCCCTCCTTGACCGTGGAGGAGGCCGCGGACGTCCTCATCCGCTACCGGATCCACGGGGCCCCCGTGGTGGACCAGGAGGAGCGGCTGGTGGGGATGGTGAGCCTCGTGGACCTCGTGGCGAAGGCGGGGAGCCGGGTTCGGGACATCATGACGCCGGATCCCGTGACCGCTTCGGAGGACACCCCGCTTGCCGAGCTGGCGCAGCTGATGCTGGATGAGATGGTCCGCCGGGTTCCCATCGTGCGCGGAAGTCGGGTGGTGGGGATCGTGAGCGCGAGTGACTTCCTCCGGGCGTACCTGGAGCTGGTGGGAGAAGGACGGGCGGAGTAG
- a CDS encoding CBS domain-containing protein yields the protein MGTARPRVHLVARDVMTSPVVTVRPDTPIKEVARLLLTHHISGVPVVDEHGTLVGILTEADLLYKELPESPEEGGLLRLLRRGQLAHAERKSEGLLARDLMTSPVITITENTPLREAAALMTRHRINRLPVVRDGQVVGILSRADVLKALTRPDHELLEAVRRAFLEELWIDPTRLRIEVHEGVVTLEGEVERRSDKELAERWVATIDGVVRVESRLTYRFDDRAT from the coding sequence ATGGGAACCGCACGCCCTCGTGTTCACCTGGTGGCCCGGGATGTGATGACCTCTCCCGTGGTCACCGTCCGGCCCGATACCCCCATCAAGGAGGTGGCCCGCCTCCTCCTCACCCACCACATCAGCGGCGTCCCCGTGGTGGACGAACACGGTACGCTCGTGGGCATCCTCACCGAGGCCGACCTCCTCTACAAGGAGCTCCCCGAATCCCCAGAGGAAGGAGGCCTCCTCCGCCTCCTCCGCAGAGGCCAACTCGCACACGCCGAGCGGAAGTCCGAGGGCCTCCTGGCCCGCGACCTCATGACCTCCCCGGTCATCACCATCACCGAAAATACCCCCCTCCGCGAGGCCGCCGCCCTCATGACCCGCCACCGCATCAACCGCCTCCCCGTGGTCCGAGACGGCCAGGTCGTCGGCATCCTCAGCCGCGCAGACGTCCTCAAAGCCCTCACCAGACCCGACCACGAACTCCTGGAGGCCGTCCGTAGAGCCTTCCTCGAAGAACTCTGGATCGACCCCACCCGCCTCCGCATCGAGGTCCATGAGGGCGTGGTCACCCTCGAGGGAGAGGTGGAACGCCGCTCCGATAAGGAACTCGCCGAACGCTGGGTGGCCACCATCGACGGCGTCGTCCGCGTGGAAAGCCGCCTCACCTACCGCTTCGACGACCGCGCCACTTAA
- a CDS encoding CBS domain-containing protein, translating into MKVARPPIRLVARDVMTSPVVTVRPDTPIKEVARLLLTHHISGVPVVDEHGTLVGILTEADLLYKELPESPEEGGLLRLLRRGQLAHAERKSEGLLARDLMTSPVITITENTPLREAAALMTRHRINRLPVVRDGQVVGILSRADVLKALTRPDHELLEAVRRAFLEELWIDPTRLRIEVHEGVVTLEGEVERRSDKELAERWVATIDGVVRVESRLTYRFDDRQVRMESWPGDPWRFVPR; encoded by the coding sequence ATGAAGGTCGCCCGTCCGCCCATCCGGCTCGTGGCCCGGGATGTGATGACCTCTCCCGTGGTCACCGTCCGGCCCGATACCCCCATCAAGGAGGTGGCCCGCCTCCTCCTCACCCACCACATCAGCGGCGTCCCCGTGGTGGACGAACACGGTACGCTCGTGGGCATCCTCACCGAGGCCGACCTCCTCTACAAGGAGCTCCCCGAATCCCCAGAGGAAGGAGGCCTCCTCCGCCTCCTCCGCAGAGGCCAACTCGCACACGCCGAGCGGAAGTCCGAGGGCCTCCTGGCCCGCGACCTCATGACCTCCCCGGTCATCACCATCACCGAAAATACCCCCCTCCGCGAGGCCGCCGCCCTCATGACCCGCCACCGCATCAACCGCCTCCCCGTGGTCCGAGACGGCCAGGTCGTCGGCATCCTCAGCCGCGCAGACGTCCTCAAAGCCCTCACCAGACCCGACCACGAACTCCTGGAGGCCGTCCGCAGAGCCTTCCTCGAAGAACTCTGGATCGACCCCACCCGCCTCCGCATCGAGGTCCATGAGGGCGTGGTCACCCTCGAGGGAGAGGTGGAACGCCGCTCCGATAAGGAACTCGCCGAACGCTGGGTAGCCACCATCGACGGCGTCGTCCGCGTGGAAAGCCGCCTCACCTACCGCTTCGACGACCGGCAGGTCCGCATGGAGTCCTGGCCAGGGGACCCGTGGCGGTTCGTTCCCCGCTAG